The following is a genomic window from Rhizobium sp. NRK18.
TGGCGGCGATCCTGATGGTCGCAAGCGTCATCGGTGCGCAATACGGCGTGCGCGTCGGCCAGAAGCTGCGCGGCGAACAGCTGCGCGCCCTCTTGGCGCTGCTGGTGCTGGCCGTCGGCATGCGCCTGGCGATTTCGCTGGTGGTAAAGCCGGAAGACCTGTTCTCGGTGGTCCAGGGAGGTTTCGGTTGACCCGTCTTGCTCCCCTCGCCTGCCTCTGCATGCTCTTCGCGTTCGCCACCGGCGCCAACGGACAGGTGCTGCCGGGCCAGACGCTGGACGTCAAGGAGATGCTCGATATCGGCACCTCCACCAATGAAATCGCGATCACCTCCGATTTCAACGGCGCCGACCTGACGATCTTCGGCGCCATTGCCAATGCCGACAATCTTCTGCTGGCGATCGGCCAATACGACATCATCGTCGCGCTGGAAGGCCCGAAGACCGAGGCGACCGTGCGCGAAAAGGAGCGGATGTTCGGCATCTGGGTGAACCGCTACTCGATGACCTTCGAGAAGGTGCCGGAATCCTATTCGCTCTCCAGCTCGCGGGCGCTCGATGCGGAATCGATCACGCCGCTCCAGCCGGACAATCCGGTCGGCATCAACCATATCCCCCTCGTCCCGGTCGGCTATATCGGCGACGGTGCGCGGCTTGCCGAATTCCGCCAGGCGCTGAGACGGCTGAAGGAACAGCACGGCCTCTACCAGCGTGACGCAAGCGGCGTCAGCTTCATCAGTTCCAGCCTCTTCAAGGCCACGCTCAGGATACCGGCGAACGTCCCGAATGGCGTTCATACCGTGCACGCCTATCTCTACAAGAGCGGAGAACTCATCGCTGACAAGACCGTGCCGCTGCGGGTGGTCAAGACCGGTCTCGAACAGATGCTGACGGATGCGGCCCACGAGCGGCCGTATCTTTACGGCATGTTCGCCGTGCTCATCGCAGCGATCACCGGATGGCTCGCCAGCCTGATCTTCCGCAAGGATTGATGGTCCTCAGCCCGACAGCTTGTCGTAGCGCACCGAGTAGATGCGGTCGCGGCCGAGCAGATGGGCGGTCAGCGCCGGCTTGTCGAAGATGCCACGAAATGCCTTGTGCCTCAGATCGAGCCCGCCGGACATGACGCCGAAGGCCGGCATCAGCAGCCGCTTGCCGTCGCTGGCAAAGCAGGGCCTGCGGACCGATTTTTCACGCCGCCGCACCGTCGCCGCCGGATGCAGGTGGCCGGCGATCTCGCCCAAAGCCTCCGTACCCGAAGGCTCGTGGCGGAAGACTAGCCCGCCATAGAGGATTTCGTCGGCGGAACGGCCCGGCAGTTCGACCGTGCCGTCCGGGTCGTGGTTGCCGTTGATCCATATCCATTCGCGCCCTCGCGCCATCGCGCCGATCAGCTCGCGGAACACCGGCGGCATTTCGGCAGATCCGACGCGGTCATGGAAATTGTCGCCGAGGCTGACGACGATCGACGGATCGTAACGCGCGATGACGGCGGACAGGATCTTCAGCGTCGCCAGCGTGTCGTAGGGCGGCAGCAGCGAGCCGCGGCGGGCATAGGCCGCTCCCTTTTCCAGATGCAGGTCGGAGACCACCAGCAGCGAAAGATCAGGCATGAACAGCGCGCCGAGCGGATCGCAGACCACGGCGACGCCGTTCACGGCGATTTCCGCGCAGAGCGGAGCCGGCAGCGTGTGCGCCTGTTGTGCCAAAGCGAGGCGGTTCATTCCCGTTTCAAACCTTCGTCTATTCCATGGCCTCGCGGATCAGGTCGTCGGCCGCTTCCGCCAGCACGGCGTCCTGCGCTTCACCCGCGACCGGCTCCTTGCCGATTTCCAGCATCACCGGCACGGCGAGCGGCGAGATGTGCTCCAGCGCCCGGTGGGTGATGTGACCCTTGATTCGCTTCAGCATATCGCCAAGCCGGGCGATATCCAAAAGGCCCGTTGCCGCATCCCGCCGGGTCGCTTCCAGGAGAATATGGTCCGGCTCGTGACTGCGCAGCACGTCATAGATCAGATCCGCCGAGACGGTCACCTGCCGCCCGGTCTTCTCCTTGCCCGGATGGCGCTTCTCGATCAGGCCGGCGATGACCGCACAGGTGCGGAAGGTGCGCTTCAGCATCCAGGATTCGGAAAGCCATGCCTCCAGATCGTCGCCGAGCATGTCCTCGTCGAAGAGCGCGGCAAGACTGAGGCGGCCGCTGCGGATCATGGTGCCCATGTCCTCGAGACCCCAGACTGCCAGGGCGTAATCCGTGGCGACGAAGCCGAGCGGCTTGGCGCCGGCGCGCTCGAGGCGCCGCGTCAGCAGCATGCCGAGGGTCTGGTGCGCCAGCCGGCCCTCGAAGGCGTAGACGACCATGTAGAAGCGGCTCGACCGCGGGAAGGTCTCGATCAACAGCTCGTCACGCTTCGGCAGGATCGACTTGTCCTTCTGGATCGACAGCCAGTCGCGCACCTGATCGGGCAAGTCCTTCCAGCGGTCCGGATCGGCGAGCATGGCGCGGACCTGTTCGGCCAGATAGGTGGAAAGCGGGAACTTGCCGCCGGCATAGGCGGGGATCTTGGGGTCCAGCGAGAAGGCGTTGGAGACCAGGCACTCGTTCTCGCGGATGCCTTCGAAGCGCAACACCTTGCCGGAGAACAGGAAGGTGTCGCCCTGCGTCATCGATTCCAGGAAATACTCCTCGACCTTGCCGAGCGTCATGCCACCGCGCCCGAGGCTGCCGAGCGCGTTGCGCTTGATGAGGCGGACGTTGAGCATCGGCATCTCGACGATGGTGCCGAGGTTCAACCGGTATTGCTGGGCCACCTGCGGATTGGAGACTCGCCAGGGCCCGTCGGCGGTCTTGCGGATGCGGGCGTAGCGCTCATAGGTCTTCAGCGCATAGCCGCCGGTCGCCACGAACTCGACGATGCGATCGAAGGTGTCACGATCGAGGTGGCGATAGGGCGAGGCGCTGCGGACCTCCGCGAACAGGGCGTCGGCCTCGAAAGGCTCGGCGCAGGCCATGCCGAGTACGTGCTGGGCCAACACGTCGAGTGCGCCCTCGCCGACCGGCGGCGTATCCTGGGCGCCGAGATAGTTTGCATCGAGGGCGGCCTGGCATTCCATCACCTCGAAGCGGTTGGCCGGAACCAGGATCGCGCGGCTCGGCTCGTCCATGCGGTGATTGGCGCGACCGATGCGCTGGGCCAGTCGGCTGGCGCCCTTCGGCGCGCCGACATGAACGACGAGGTCGACGTCGCCCCAGTCGATGCCGAGATCCAGCGTCGATGTGGCGACCACGGCGCGCAAACGGTTCTCCGCCATCGCCGCCTCGACCTTTCGGCGCTGGCCGACGTCGAGCGAGCCGTGATGCAGCGCGATCGGCAGGTTATCCTCGTTGATCGTCCAGAGCTCCTGGAACAACATCTCCGCCTGCGACCTTGTGTTGACGAAGAGCAGCGTCGTGCCGTGTTGCTTGATCGCCTCGTAGACATCGGGAATGGCGTAGCGGGCGGAATGGCCGGACCACGGAATGCGTTCTTCGGTCTTCAGGATGCTGATGATCGGCTTGGCGCCGCCGGCAACCGTCACGAGGCCGGCGTGACGGTGATCATCCCCCTCCTGCCCGACGAGCCATGTCTGCAGATCCATCGGATCGGCGACGGTCGCCGACAGTCCGATGGACCGGACGCCGGGCGCCAGCGAGCGGACACGCGCCAGGCCGAGCGAGAGCAGATGGCCGCGCTTGGAGGTGACCAGCGAATGCAACTCGTCCAGCACGATGAACTTCAGGTCCTTGAAGAAGCGCGCCGCATCCTTTGCGGCGATCAGCAGCGCCAGCTGCTCGGGCGTCGTCAGCAGGATGTCCGGCGGATTGAGCTTCTGGCGTTGGCGCTTGGCCTGCGGCGTATCGCCGGTGCGGTTCTCGATCGTCACCGGCAGCCCCATCTCGGCGACGGGACGGGCCAGGTTGCGCTCGATATCGACGGCGAGCGCCTTCAGCGGTGAAATGTAGAGCGTGTGGACGCCGCGAAAGGCTTCGCCCGGCTTTGCTTTCCCGCGCGCCGCCAGTTCGACCAGCGACGGCAGGAAGCCGGCAAGCGTCTTGCCGGCACCAGTCGGGGCGATCAGCAGCGTGCTTTCGCCCGCTTCGGCTCGCTCAACCAGTTCCAGCTGATGGGCGCGCGGCGACCAGCCGCGTCCGGCGAACCAGTCGCGGAAACGCTGTGGCAGGACGGTGGCCTTCGGGCCAGTTTCGGAATCAGCGACGCTCACAAGGCGAAACTAGGACGCCGGGCGGCTTTCGGGAAGCCGGGTCTACATCGCAATGTAGCGATCGGAACGGTGATTGATGGCGAGAACCATGTTGAGGGTCACCGCGCCGGCGACCGAGCAGACGATGATGAAGGGCGAGGCGATGAAGAAAGAGGCGCTGAGAATGCAGAGGTCGATCCCCAGCTGCACGAAACCGGCGCGCCAGCCGAAACGGTCCTGCAGGTAGAGCGCCAGGATGCCGACGCCGCCGAGGCTGGCGCGGTGGCGGAACAGGGCCAGCATGCCGGAGCCGATCACCAGACCGCCGAACAGCGCGCCGACAAGCGGATTGACGTCAGAGAAGACGATGAAGCGCGGCACCACTTCCGTCAGCGCGGAGGTGAGCGCGATGGCAGTGAAGGTCTTGACGGTGAAGGCCAGACCCAGCCGCCGGAACGCCAGATAGTAGAACGGCAGGTTGATGGCGAAGAAGGCAACGCCGAAGCTGACGCCGGTCACGTAATGCGCCAGGAAGGCGAGGCCGGCGGCGCCGCCGGTCAAAAGACCCGCCTTGCCGAGCAGCAACACGCCGAGGGTCGCCAGCATGCCGCCGGCGACAATGCCCTGCGCGTCCTCCAGCAACGAATGCCGGTCGGACGTCGATTGCATGTAGGTCTTGAAATTCGGCTTCACGCCCATGCCGCTGATCCTCGCAGTTTCATTCTTCCGGCTTATCCGCCCTTTGCGCCTATCGCAACACGACGTACCGGTCCGAGCGGTGATTGATGGCGACGAAGAAGTTCAGCACCACGGCGCTGACCACCGAGCAGAAGACGATGAAGGGCGTGAGGACGAGGAAGGACAGGACGAGGATGATGGCGTCGAACGCCATCTGCACGAGGCCGGCGCGCCAACCGAAATGATCCTGCAGGTAGACGGCGAGAATGCCGATGCCGCCGAGGCTGGCACGGTGGCGATAGAGCGCCAGAAGGCCGAAGCCAACCAATAGGCCGCCGAGCACCGCACCCCAGATCGGATCGAGATAGTTGATGTCGAGGAAGCGGGATTCGATTTCGGTGAGGCCCGAGGTCACCGCGATGGCGATGAAGGTCTTGACGGAGAAGGCAAGCCCGATGCGGCGGAAGGAGAGGTAATAGAACGGCAGGTTCACCAGGAAGAACAACAGGCCGAAGTTCATGCCGGTGGCATAGTGAATGAGAAAGGCGACGCCGGCGGTTCCGCCGATCAGGATGCCGACCTTGTTGAGTAAATACAGGCCAAGGGCTGCCATCATGCAGCCGAAGAAGATGCCCTGGGCGTCTTCGGCGACCGAGTGCTTCGAGGGTTCCGTATTGAAAATACCAAGCACGCGTTTCATCTGCGCCACGCCACCAATTCCCAGGGAGTGAAATTGCGCCGATTGTCCCTACAAAGCAGGGTGAAATCAAGCGAAATATGTAAGGAATATTGACCTATTGTGCATTGCACACAATTTGTCAGGCCGGCTTTTCCGAAACGATCAGAATTCCGTGTACCGGCTGGCCGGCATCCATGCGGATCACGGTCTTCTCCAGCGCCAGGATCTGCAGGCCGTTGGCGGCGCAGAGCGACTTCAGGTAGGTCTCGCTGTGGGCATAGCGCAGGGATTCCAGCAGCCGGAAGCCCTCGCCGGCCCCGGCATCCTCGACCGAGAAGGCGACGATTGCGCCCGGCGCAGAAATCTCGGCGGCGAGCGAGAAGAAGTTTTCCAGATTGCCGAGATACATCAGCACGTCTGCAGCGCTGACGAGACCGGCGCGATGGCGCGACAAGTCTTCGGAGAACAGGCCGCATTCCTCCGGACCGACCGACAGATCCGCCTGACCCAGCAGGTCATAGACCCGCTTTTCCTCCGCTTTGGCCAGCATGTTGGCGGAAAGGTCGAAGCCCTCCAGCCGCTCGACGCAATCGCGGATTTCCTCGCCGAACAGGCCGGTGCCGCAGCCGAGATCGACGGCGAGCGCGAAGCGGCAGTTCTTGCCGAGCGTGCGGCGGATGACCTCGCTCAGCTTCTTCGGCACGCTATAGTCCAGCCGCTCGACCAGCGCCTCGTCGAAATGGCCGGCATAGTCGTCGAACAGGCGCTCGACATAAGCAGTCGGTGGCTGTTCGGGAACGGCAATGCCGCCAAGCAGCGCCAGTTTCAGCGCCGCGCCAAACATGTCGTCGGGGTCGAGCCCGCGCACCCGGTCGAGCGCGGCTATGGCGCCTTCGCCATTGCCGGCCTTTTCGCGATATTCGGCAAGACGAAACCATCCGGCAGCCCAGACCGGCGCGATCTCCAGCGCCTGCTCCATCAGTTCGGCCGCGCTTGCGGGCTCGCCGCCCTCGTCCAGCATGCGAGCGTAATCCGCCCGGCGGTCGGCAATGATATCGCCCGAGGAAAGCTGGTGCGCCTGCATGCAATGGGTTCCGAGGAGTAAGGGATGCGCGGCAATGACCGAAGTCACAAAAAAATACAAGTGGAATTTTATCCGACGGTGGTTGCGGGTCGCGAAAACCTTGCAGCCGCGCGCAAGAGGCCTTATTTGAAGCGCCAAACAGGAGACCATCCGATGTCGGATCAGGCAAACAGATTCTTGGGCGATACGATCGGCCGCACCATCGTCAAGCTGCTCGTCGTGTCGCTCATCGTCGGCTTCGTCATGAGCGCCTTCCACTGGTATCCGATCGACGTCTTCTACGCGATCCAGGATTTCTTCCGCGAATTGTGGCGCACCGGCTTTGCCGCACTCGGATCGGTCGGCCGCTATTTGGTGCTCGGCGCGACGATCGTCATCCCGGCCTTCATCATCCTGCGGCTCTTGAACTATCGCCGCTGACATGCAGGGCCAGTCGACACGCATAGCGCCCACGCGGCGTATGTTCTTCGCCGTCTCGGCCGCCGCCGCGGCGTCCCTTCTGTCCGCCTGCACGACATCGAATGTGCTGAACACGGACGACGGCAACTCGGCCGACATGACCGCCGATGCCCTGCCGCTCGTCAACGACCTCAGGGCCAAGAACGGCCTGCCGCCGCTGACGATCGATCGCAATGCCCAGTCGGCAGCACTCGACCAGGCCAGGCGCATGGCGCGGGCCGGCGAGATGCAGCACAATATCGGCTTCGGCGCTGATTTCGCCAAGCGCATGAAGGGGCAGGACGTGCAGTTGCCGGCTGCCGAAAACATCGCCGCCGGGCAGAGAAGCACGCAAGACGCGGTGACCGCCTGGATCAACTCCCCCAAGCACCTGAAGAACATGCTCGGCAGCTATAAGGGGCTGGGTGTCGCGGTGGCCAGAAATAGCGCTTCCGGAAACCGGCCCTATTGGTCCATGGTGCTGTCCGGCTGAGGCGATTCCCGCCCGCCTTGATCATGCATCCGGGGACCACCTGCTTGGATACGAGCACCGCCACACCAGAGGGCCGGCAGCAGCCGTTCGACGTCACGCATCGCATCGTGCTGGCGATCGCCGTGCCGATGACGTTCGCCTATGTGTCGACGCCGCTGCTGGGCCTGACGGATACGGCCGTTCTCGGCCAGTTCGGACGCGCGGCGGATCTTGCCGGCCTCGGCGTCGCCGCGGTCATCTTCGATCTTGTCTTTTCGCTGATCAGCTTCATCCGCACCTCGACCACCGGTCTGGTGGCCCAGGCCTTCGGCCGCGACGACCGCGGCGAGGAAGAGGCCGTCTTCTGGCGCGCCGTGATCTCCGGCATTGCCGGTGGCGTGTCGCTGGTGATCCTGTCGCCGCTGATCCTCTATGCCGGACTTGCCGTCATCGGACCGGAACCGGCGGCGGCCGCCGTTGCGACCACCTATTTCTACATCCGCATCCTGTCGAGCCCGGTGCGGCTCATCAACGATGCGCTGCTCGGCTATGTGCTCGGCAAGGGGCGGGGCACGATCGGTCTTCTGCTGCAGACGGTCCTCAACGGCACCAACATCGCGCTGTCGGTCTTTCTCGGCCTTGTCCTCGGCTACGGCGTCAGCGGGGTTGCCTGGGCGACGGTGATCTCTGAAATCGTCGCTGCCGCGGCCGGATTCCTGATCGTCCTGCCGGCTTTCAAGGGGCAGCAGCATCCCTCGATGATACGCCTCTTTGAACGCGACAAGCTCATCGCGCTGTTTGCACTCAACCGCGACATCACCATCCGCTCGCTTTTGCTGGTCGCCTCTTTCGTGCTTCTGACCCGGGCCGGCGCCGCGATTTCCACCGTCGTGCTCGCGGCCAATGCCGTGCTCATGAACTTCTTCATGATCTCGGCCTTCTTCCTCGACGGTATGGCGGCGGCGGCCGAACAGCTGGCCGGCCGCTCGATCGGCGCGCAAAACCTGATGGCATTCAGGAGATCCATCCGCCTGACGGCGCTCTGGTCGTTCGCCCTGTCCGGCTTTCTGGCAGCAGCCTTCCTGCTCTCCGGCTCGTCGGTCATCGCCTTCCTGACGACGGCAGAGACGGTGCGCGCGGCGGCAGTCGAGTATCTGCCATGGATGGCGCTGACCGGCATTACCGGGGCGCTCGCCTTCCAGATGGACGGGATCTACATCGGCGCGACATGGTCGAAGGAAATGCGCAACATGATGATCCTGTCCTTCGTCGGATACGTCATTGCGCTCGAAGCCCTGACGCCGCTGCTCGGCAATCACGGCGTCTGGCTGTCGCTCAACCTCTTCCTGTTCCTGCGCGGCGTGACGCTGGCAGCAGCGACGCCGCGGCAGATCCGTCAGAGTTTCCGATCGGCCCACTGATCGACGCGGCTGCCGACGAGATCGGCGATGTTGCCGACGCCCTCGGTCGCGACCAGTTGCGATAGACCGCGGACGATGCGACCGGCGAGGCCCGGACCTTCATAGACCATGGACGAATAGAGCTGCACGAGGTTGGCACCGGCCCTGATCTTTTCCAGCGCCGTCTCGCCGGAGTGAATGCCGCCGACGCCAATGATCGGCAGGTGCGGGCCGACGCGACGGCGCATCTTGGCAAGCACCGTGGTAGACAGGTCGAAGAGCGGCTTGCCGGAGAGCCCGCCCGCCTCGCCTGCCTGTGCATGGTCCTTCAGACCATCGCGACGCAGTGTCGTGTTCGAGACGATCAGACCGTCGAGATCATGGGCCAGGACTTCGGCCGCGATGTCGTCCATCCCCTCCTCGGTCAGGTCCGGTGCGATCTTGAGGAAAACCGGCACGCGCGATCCCGTACCGGCCGACAGATCGTCACGGGTCGAAAGCACGGCCGAGAGGAGAGCCGCGAGGCTTTCGCGCGCCTGCAGATCGCGCAGGCCCGGCGTGTTCGGCGAGGAAATGTTGGCGGTGAAATAATCGGCAACCGCATGGAAGCGGCGGATGCCGGCCACGTAGTCGGCGATCCGGTCGGCACTGTCCTTGTTGGCGCCGATATTGACGCCGACGATGCCGCTGAAATTGCGCCCGGACAATCGCCCGAAGGCCGCGTCATGCCCGTCATTGTTGAAGCCGAGGCGATTGATGATCGCCTCATCCTTCACAAGCCTGAAGATGCGAGGCTTGGGATTGCCGGCCTGCGGCTTCGGCGTCAGCGTGCCGACTTCTGTGAAGCCGAAGCCCAGCCGCAAGAGCGCTTCCGGCACCTCGGCATTCTTGTCGTAGCCGGCGGCCATGCCCAGCGGATTTGTAAAGGTGAGGCCCGCGATCTTCTGCTCGAGCTTCGGATCCGTCCTGATCCCGCAGGCCGGAACGAGACCGGATTTCAGGGCGGCAATCGAGACCCCGTGGGCCTGTTCCGGATCCATCAGGAAAAGCGCCTTGCGGCCGAACATCTTGAACGGGTCGATCATGCGTCTAGCTCCGGGAACTGATGGCCGTCCGGTGCGAGCGGCAGGGGCTTTTCCCAGAGCACCGCGCCCAGGTCGAGATTGGCATAGAGATGCGGGAAGAGATCGCCGCCGCGCGACGGTTCAAACTTGAGAGCCTCGCCCAGGCGCTCCACGTCAACGGCGACAAGAAGCAGGTCCGTCTGACCGGCAAAATGCCGTGCGGCGGTCTCCCTGGCTTGGCTTGCCGTCGAGAAATGAATGTAGCCGTCAGTCAGATCGATCGCCGCGCCCTCAAAGACGCCCCTGGTTTTTGCTTCATCCCAAAGGCTTTTCGGAACAATCTTATAAATGACGCGTATCATCACTAGTCTCGCATAGCATCTTTCGCCCGGATTTGCCGGAAACGGCGGGCGATGTCCACATCACAAACCGGGGCGGACGCGAAAAATGGAGGGTACAATGTGGAAATGGCTGATCATCGGGCTGACGGCGGGGCTTTTTCCGCTTGCGGCGGTGGCACAGGACGCGCCCAGCGGACGCTACCAGCTTCAACACTCGGAAGCGGGCTTTGTGCGGCTCGACACGGTAACCGGCGAAATGACCTACTGCAACGAGGCGGGCGGCGACCTGACCTGCCGTCCCTCGGCCAACGAGCGGGCTGCCTATCAGGAGGAAATCGACGACCTGTCGCGGCGCGTGCTCGCACTGGAACAGGCGCAAAAATCCGGAGCAACCAGCCAGGAAGGGCTGCCGAGCGACGAGGAGCTGGATCGGACCCTGTCCTTCATGGAAAAGTTCTTCCGCCGTTTCAAGGCGCTGACGGACGAGTTCAGAGCCGACGATGAGGCAGACGCTGCGCCGAAAACCTGACGTGCGACAATGAGCGCTGAGGATTTTATTCCTTTTCTCTTTACTCCAAAGGCGGGCTTCACTATGGTGGGGCCGTCTCGGGAGCCGGGTGGTCGCTCCCGAAAGGCAGACTTCATTGCGGCGTTCCTGCCTTTGAAACAAACCCGACAACGTATTTGCGGATCAGGGCCAGGGTAATGCTTTCTCACCAGACCATTTGGGGCGCGATAGACGCTTTGGCCGAGGCCAACAAGCTGACGCCGTCAGGGCTCGCGCGCCGCGCCGGCCTCGACCCAACCGCATTCAACAAGTCGAAGCGCCTGTCGCCGGACGGACGTATGCGCTGGCCATCGACGGAATCGATCGCCAAGATTCTCGATGCCACCGGCTCCCGCTTCGACGAATTCATAAGCCGTATCGAACCGGCAAACGGTGCATCAAAAATGCCCGGCGGCGCCTTTCCGCCGCAGCAATCGCCCATTCCCCTGCTGGGATTTGCGCAGGCCGGCGCGGGCGGCTTCTTCGACGATGGCGGATTTCCGGCAGGCCAGGGCTGGGACGAGGTGGACTTTCCCGCATCGCCCGCGCAAAAGCCCGGCGTCTACGCGCTCGAAGTGCAGGGCGACAGCATGATGCCTCTCTATCGGGACGGAGATGTGCTGATCGTCGAGCCCGGCGCGCAGGTCCGGCGCGGCGACCGCGTCGTCGTCAAGACACGCGAGGGCGAAGTCATGGCGAAGATCCTGATGCGCCAGACATCGAAGGCCGTCGAGCTGATGTCGCTCAACCCGGATCACCCCAATCGATCCTTCTCCACGGAGGACGTGGAATGGATCGCCCGCATCATATGGGCCAGCCAGTAGGAATGTTTTCTCTTCTGCGAAAACTGACCGTGCCGCTGGCCATGGTCGCGGCCGTCGAAATCTGGGTGCTGATGCTCGGTGCCGGCGCGGCACGGATCGAGGCGGGCGCGGTGTCACGACCATCAGCCCAGCTCACCACGACCGCAAGTGCAGCATCCGCCATGTCAGATGCTGCTACCGACGACCAGACGGTGATCGGCAGGGAAACCCTGAAAGCCCGCCGGATCGCTCCGGACCAATTCGGTTACGCCGGCGTCAGCCCCGGGGAAACATTGGAGCGGATAAGCGCGCGCGCACCGCTCACGCCTCCCCAGAAGAGAGCGGAGAAGATGGCCGGCGACGGAATTCCCCGTCCAAACGCCCTGGCCG
Proteins encoded in this region:
- a CDS encoding DUF952 domain-containing protein, translated to MIRVIYKIVPKSLWDEAKTRGVFEGAAIDLTDGYIHFSTASQARETAARHFAGQTDLLLVAVDVERLGEALKFEPSRGGDLFPHLYANLDLGAVLWEKPLPLAPDGHQFPELDA
- a CDS encoding helix-turn-helix transcriptional regulator; protein product: MLSHQTIWGAIDALAEANKLTPSGLARRAGLDPTAFNKSKRLSPDGRMRWPSTESIAKILDATGSRFDEFISRIEPANGASKMPGGAFPPQQSPIPLLGFAQAGAGGFFDDGGFPAGQGWDEVDFPASPAQKPGVYALEVQGDSMMPLYRDGDVLIVEPGAQVRRGDRVVVKTREGEVMAKILMRQTSKAVELMSLNPDHPNRSFSTEDVEWIARIIWASQ
- a CDS encoding thermonuclease family protein, with protein sequence MFSLLRKLTVPLAMVAAVEIWVLMLGAGAARIEAGAVSRPSAQLTTTASAASAMSDAATDDQTVIGRETLKARRIAPDQFGYAGVSPGETLERISARAPLTPPQKRAEKMAGDGIPRPNALAAGIIGTPEGPIRLWGITPTDPERRCQTGPDDWPCGMMARTAMRMFMRNRTIECEDPLETAADGMPVKRCTLGGQDIAAWLAGHGWAEPSTGSPYAKAAEEARAAGIGLYGGDARQ